One Fontisphaera persica DNA window includes the following coding sequences:
- a CDS encoding methylmalonyl-CoA mutase family protein — protein sequence MEPKTTSTPALPPLEFRRDFPPPSYAEWKAAVEAELKGAPFDKKMLTPTYEGITLQPLYRREDLEGLAHVDTFPGFAPYVRGVRAAGYRAESWQISQELYAPAPAEFNRLARAALARGLTSLNMVVDHATRNGQDPDRVLAHEDVGAGGVSIATTEDVARALEGINLAQVPLFVRTGASALPFTALLAAWRRRQNKPVSELSGCIEMDPLGILAHEGRLPQSLDGAYREMALLTRWAAQHAPRLQTICVHSRAWHESGASAVQELAFALGAGVEYLRQMHHRGLDLNTVARHLRFALTVGSHFFMEIAKLRAARMLWANAVAAMGGSAEAQKLHLHVRTAHFNKSQLDPYVNLLRTTVEAFGAVVGGVQSLQVGAFDEVIRPPDDFSRRLARNIQLILQKECDLDKVIDPAGGAYYVEWLTHEIARRAWALFQEVEKRGGLAAAMRQGFPQEEVAKTRAARLKAVAQRRDTLVGVNQYANVKEEPLPAAPAVPPDFHRQRARQIEDYRSGADETQSTAILERLNRIVNGGEEGVVEAAIEAALAGATLGEITRALRASDTPETGWQPVPLVRAAEAFEKLRQAMRAHAAQHGPLKIFLANLGPLKQHKARADFCRGFFETGGWEVIYPAGFKTPEEAAQAALASGAPVIVICSTDDTYPALVPPLVQAVKAADPKRKVILAGYPQDQIDAHKQAGVDDFVHIRLDAAAFLSQLAKSMGVAL from the coding sequence ATGGAACCAAAAACAACGAGCACCCCTGCGTTGCCGCCCCTGGAGTTTCGGCGTGATTTTCCGCCACCGTCCTACGCGGAGTGGAAAGCCGCCGTCGAGGCCGAGCTGAAAGGCGCGCCTTTCGATAAAAAAATGCTCACGCCCACCTACGAGGGCATCACCCTGCAACCGCTCTACCGCCGCGAAGACCTCGAGGGGCTGGCTCATGTGGACACCTTCCCCGGCTTCGCGCCGTATGTGCGCGGAGTGCGCGCCGCCGGGTACCGCGCCGAAAGCTGGCAGATTTCCCAGGAGCTGTACGCCCCCGCGCCGGCCGAGTTCAACCGCCTGGCGCGCGCCGCTCTCGCCCGCGGACTGACCAGCCTGAACATGGTGGTGGACCACGCCACCCGCAACGGCCAGGACCCGGACCGCGTGCTGGCTCACGAAGACGTGGGAGCCGGCGGCGTCTCCATCGCCACCACCGAAGACGTGGCCAGGGCGCTCGAAGGCATCAATCTGGCCCAGGTGCCCTTGTTTGTGCGCACCGGCGCCTCCGCCCTCCCCTTCACCGCCCTCCTCGCCGCCTGGCGCCGACGCCAGAACAAACCAGTGAGCGAACTCAGCGGCTGCATCGAAATGGACCCCTTGGGCATTCTCGCGCACGAAGGACGCCTTCCCCAATCCCTCGACGGCGCCTACCGCGAAATGGCCCTGTTGACCCGCTGGGCCGCCCAACACGCCCCCCGCCTCCAAACCATTTGCGTCCACAGCCGCGCCTGGCATGAATCCGGCGCCAGCGCCGTCCAGGAGCTGGCCTTCGCCCTGGGCGCCGGCGTCGAATACCTCCGCCAGATGCACCACCGCGGCCTGGACCTCAACACCGTGGCGCGCCACCTTCGCTTTGCGCTCACCGTGGGCTCCCATTTCTTCATGGAAATCGCCAAACTCCGCGCCGCCCGGATGCTCTGGGCCAACGCCGTGGCCGCCATGGGCGGCTCGGCGGAAGCCCAGAAACTCCATCTGCACGTCCGCACCGCCCACTTCAACAAGAGCCAGTTGGACCCCTACGTGAACCTCCTGCGCACCACCGTCGAGGCCTTCGGCGCCGTGGTGGGCGGAGTCCAAAGCCTGCAAGTCGGCGCGTTTGACGAAGTCATCCGGCCGCCGGATGATTTCTCCCGCCGCCTGGCCCGCAACATCCAGCTCATCCTCCAGAAGGAATGTGACCTGGACAAGGTCATTGACCCCGCCGGCGGCGCCTACTACGTGGAATGGCTCACCCACGAAATCGCCCGCCGCGCCTGGGCCTTGTTCCAGGAAGTCGAAAAACGCGGCGGCCTCGCCGCCGCCATGCGCCAGGGCTTCCCCCAGGAGGAAGTGGCCAAAACCCGCGCCGCCCGCCTCAAGGCCGTCGCCCAGCGCCGCGACACCCTGGTGGGCGTCAATCAGTACGCCAACGTCAAAGAAGAACCCCTCCCAGCCGCCCCGGCTGTGCCGCCGGATTTCCACCGCCAGCGCGCCCGGCAGATTGAAGATTACCGCAGCGGCGCTGATGAAACCCAAAGCACCGCCATCCTCGAACGCCTCAACCGCATCGTCAACGGCGGCGAGGAAGGCGTGGTCGAGGCCGCCATCGAAGCCGCCCTCGCCGGTGCCACCCTGGGCGAAATCACCCGCGCCCTCCGGGCCAGCGACACCCCGGAAACCGGCTGGCAGCCCGTGCCCCTGGTGCGGGCGGCCGAGGCCTTTGAAAAACTGCGCCAGGCCATGCGCGCCCATGCCGCGCAGCACGGCCCGCTCAAAATCTTTCTGGCCAATCTGGGCCCCCTCAAACAACACAAGGCCCGCGCCGACTTCTGCCGCGGCTTCTTTGAGACCGGCGGCTGGGAAGTGATTTACCCCGCCGGCTTCAAGACCCCGGAGGAGGCCGCCCAGGCCGCCTTGGCTTCCGGCGCGCCGGTGATTGTCATTTGCAGCACCGACGATACCTACCCCGCCCTCGTGCCCCCGCTGGTGCAGGCGGTCAAAGCCGCAGACCCGAAACGTAAAGTCATCCTGGCGGGCTATCCGCAGGACCAGATTGATGCGCATAAACAGGCGGGCGTGGATGATTTTGTCCATATCCGCCTGGATGCCGCCGCGTTTTTGTCTCAATTAGCCAAATCCATGGGAGTTGCTCTGTGA
- a CDS encoding pyruvate carboxylase subunit B, with amino-acid sequence MTVKTVQFNNTVLRDGHQSLAATRMTTAQMLPVAPELDDLGFAGLETWGGATIDSCLRYLNENPFDRLRALKKAAPKTPHIMLLRGQNIVQYASFPDDVVEAFVNCSAQAGMDIFRIFDALNDVRNLRHAVQCVIKAGKHARGEICYTTSPVHTLEAFVQMGVELEAMGCHSIGIKDMAGLIKPGVAATLIRELKKRVKIPIVLHSHDTAGLAAASYLAAIDAGVDAVETSIAPFANGTAQPDTLRMLALLDGHPRRPTFDEERLYKLQEYFTGVYQELAKFTSPANEKVDADILTYQVPGGMLSNFRTQLKEQGMADKFQEVLKEIPYVRACLGYVPLVTPTSQIVGTQAMLNVKFGRWKNISQPAADIALGKYGKTPGPIAPEVLAQVEKQTGKKPITERPADLLEPGMPKLREQLRAKGLPDTDEMAVLYAMFPQQVEALLKPKAPAPAAPAAPPPAPKPAAPAPSPAPAPAPVPLPSASPRTNGHTRHFAITVNGVRRMVTVREA; translated from the coding sequence ATGACCGTGAAAACTGTGCAGTTCAACAACACCGTGCTGCGGGATGGCCACCAATCGCTGGCCGCTACGCGCATGACCACGGCCCAAATGCTGCCGGTGGCCCCGGAGCTGGACGACCTGGGCTTTGCCGGTCTGGAAACCTGGGGCGGCGCCACCATTGACTCCTGCCTGCGCTACCTCAACGAAAACCCCTTTGACCGCTTGCGCGCGCTCAAAAAGGCCGCCCCCAAAACGCCGCACATCATGCTCCTCCGCGGCCAGAACATCGTCCAGTACGCCAGTTTTCCCGACGACGTGGTGGAAGCCTTTGTCAATTGCTCCGCCCAGGCGGGCATGGACATCTTCCGGATTTTTGACGCTCTGAATGACGTGCGGAACCTCCGCCACGCCGTGCAGTGCGTCATCAAGGCCGGCAAACACGCCCGCGGCGAGATTTGCTACACCACCAGCCCCGTCCACACGCTGGAAGCCTTCGTCCAGATGGGCGTCGAACTGGAGGCCATGGGCTGCCATTCCATCGGCATCAAGGATATGGCCGGCCTCATCAAACCGGGCGTCGCCGCCACCCTCATCCGCGAGTTGAAAAAACGGGTCAAAATCCCCATCGTCCTCCACAGCCACGACACCGCCGGCCTCGCCGCCGCCTCCTATCTGGCGGCGATTGACGCAGGCGTGGACGCCGTCGAAACCTCCATTGCCCCCTTTGCCAACGGCACCGCCCAGCCGGACACCCTGCGCATGCTGGCCCTGCTGGACGGCCATCCGCGCCGGCCCACCTTTGACGAAGAGCGGCTCTACAAATTGCAGGAATACTTCACCGGCGTGTACCAGGAGCTTGCCAAGTTCACCAGCCCCGCCAATGAAAAGGTGGACGCCGACATCCTCACCTACCAGGTGCCCGGCGGCATGTTGAGCAACTTCCGCACCCAGCTCAAGGAGCAGGGCATGGCCGACAAGTTCCAGGAAGTACTCAAAGAAATCCCTTACGTCCGCGCCTGTTTGGGGTATGTTCCCCTGGTGACCCCCACCTCTCAAATCGTGGGCACCCAGGCCATGCTCAACGTGAAATTCGGACGCTGGAAAAACATCTCCCAGCCCGCCGCCGATATTGCGCTCGGCAAATACGGCAAAACCCCCGGCCCCATCGCCCCCGAGGTGCTCGCCCAGGTGGAAAAGCAAACCGGCAAAAAGCCCATCACCGAACGCCCCGCCGACCTGCTGGAGCCGGGCATGCCGAAATTGCGCGAGCAACTGCGCGCCAAAGGACTGCCGGACACCGACGAAATGGCTGTGCTTTACGCCATGTTCCCGCAACAGGTGGAAGCCTTGTTGAAGCCCAAAGCTCCCGCCCCGGCGGCCCCGGCGGCCCCTCCGCCCGCCCCCAAACCGGCCGCGCCCGCGCCCTCCCCAGCGCCCGCTCCGGCGCCGGTGCCCTTGCCGTCTGCCAGCCCGCGGACCAATGGCCATACCCGCCATTTTGCCATCACCGTGAATGGCGTGCGCCGTATGGTAACCGTGCGCGAAGCCTAA
- the hisH gene encoding imidazole glycerol phosphate synthase subunit HisH → MIALLDYGSGNLRSVEKALQKVGAEVRLVTRPEGMKEARAVVLPGVGAFDDCIHALSRQELLAAVPEFIASGRPFLGICVGYQALFERSEEFNSCAAGLSLFKGKVVRLSGAGGLKVPQIGWNQVWQAQSGCPLFEGIPDGSYFYFVHSYYPQPEDASIIAGRTTYGETFASAIAWQNVYATQFHPEKSQVVGLQLLRNFVRLAAQS, encoded by the coding sequence ATGATTGCATTGTTGGATTATGGTTCGGGCAACCTGCGCAGTGTGGAGAAGGCGCTGCAGAAGGTGGGGGCGGAGGTACGGCTGGTGACCCGTCCGGAGGGGATGAAGGAGGCGCGGGCGGTGGTGTTGCCCGGGGTGGGTGCGTTTGATGATTGCATCCACGCCCTGAGCCGCCAGGAATTGCTGGCGGCGGTGCCGGAGTTCATCGCCAGCGGGCGGCCGTTTTTGGGGATTTGTGTGGGGTATCAGGCGTTGTTTGAGCGGAGCGAGGAGTTCAACAGTTGCGCGGCGGGGCTGTCGCTTTTCAAGGGGAAGGTGGTGCGCTTGAGCGGGGCGGGGGGGTTGAAGGTGCCGCAGATTGGGTGGAATCAGGTCTGGCAGGCGCAAAGCGGCTGTCCCTTGTTCGAGGGCATCCCGGATGGGAGCTATTTTTATTTTGTGCACAGCTACTACCCTCAGCCGGAGGATGCTTCGATTATTGCCGGGCGGACGACGTACGGGGAGACCTTTGCCTCGGCGATTGCGTGGCAAAACGTGTATGCCACGCAGTTTCATCCGGAAAAGAGCCAGGTAGTGGGGCTGCAATTGCTGCGGAATTTTGTGCGGCTGGCCGCGCAGTCGTGA
- the trxB gene encoding thioredoxin-disulfide reductase, whose translation MENVVIIGTGCAGLTAAIYTARANLNPVVLTGNLPGGLLTTTSVVENYPGFPEGVDGFELMERMQKQAERFGARLRYASVVDVDVTRRPLVLKLDEGTLESRSIIIASGAGHRRLGLESEDKLEKKGVTYCATCDGALPVFRNKPLVVVGGGDSACEEALYLTRFGSVVYLVHRRDQLRASKIMAQRALSHPKIKPVWDSVVTEILDVAQDQVTGVRLKHVKTGAEQVLACAGVFVAIGHVPNTAPFRGKIQMDPEGYIVPVRGTATNVEGIFAAGDCVDRVYRQAITAAGQGCAAAIECERYLSALAS comes from the coding sequence ATGGAAAATGTAGTGATTATTGGGACGGGTTGTGCGGGATTGACGGCCGCCATTTACACGGCGCGGGCCAACTTGAATCCGGTGGTGTTGACCGGCAACCTGCCGGGGGGGTTGCTGACGACGACCAGCGTGGTGGAGAATTATCCGGGATTTCCGGAGGGGGTGGATGGCTTTGAACTGATGGAGCGGATGCAAAAACAGGCGGAGCGCTTCGGGGCGCGGTTGCGTTATGCCAGTGTGGTGGACGTGGACGTTACGCGGCGGCCCTTGGTGTTGAAGTTGGACGAGGGCACGCTGGAGAGCCGCTCGATTATTATTGCCAGTGGCGCCGGGCATCGCCGGCTGGGTTTGGAAAGCGAAGACAAGCTGGAGAAAAAGGGGGTCACGTACTGCGCCACGTGTGATGGCGCGCTGCCGGTATTCCGCAACAAGCCGCTGGTGGTGGTGGGCGGGGGAGATTCGGCGTGTGAGGAGGCTCTGTATTTAACGCGGTTTGGGTCGGTGGTGTATCTGGTGCATCGGCGGGACCAACTGCGGGCTTCCAAGATTATGGCGCAGCGGGCGCTGTCCCACCCCAAAATCAAGCCGGTGTGGGATTCGGTGGTGACGGAAATCCTGGATGTGGCGCAGGACCAGGTGACGGGGGTGCGGTTGAAGCATGTCAAGACGGGGGCTGAGCAGGTTTTGGCATGCGCGGGGGTGTTTGTGGCGATTGGCCACGTGCCCAACACGGCGCCGTTCAGGGGCAAAATCCAGATGGACCCTGAGGGGTACATTGTGCCGGTGCGGGGCACGGCGACGAATGTGGAGGGGATATTTGCGGCGGGCGATTGCGTGGACCGGGTTTATCGGCAGGCCATCACAGCGGCGGGGCAGGGTTGCGCGGCGGCCATTGAATGCGAGCGTTATCTTTCCGCTTTGGCTTCCTAA
- a CDS encoding rhodanese-like domain-containing protein translates to MKLQMTPRELAERLRSAHPPKLLDVREPEEYAIVRLDGARLIPLGELLLRHEELADWREEEIVVYCHHGLRSLSAIGQLRHLGFEKLRNLAGGIDRWSVEVDPSAPRY, encoded by the coding sequence GTGAAATTGCAAATGACGCCTCGTGAGCTGGCCGAGCGGCTGCGCTCGGCCCATCCGCCCAAACTGCTGGATGTGCGGGAGCCGGAGGAATACGCGATTGTGCGGCTGGACGGGGCGCGATTGATTCCGCTGGGCGAGCTGTTGCTTCGGCACGAGGAGCTGGCGGACTGGCGGGAGGAGGAAATCGTGGTGTATTGCCATCATGGTTTGCGCAGCTTGAGCGCGATTGGGCAACTGCGGCATTTGGGGTTCGAGAAATTGCGCAACCTGGCCGGGGGGATAGACCGTTGGTCAGTGGAGGTGGACCCGAGTGCTCCGCGTTATTGA
- a CDS encoding arabinan endo-1,5-alpha-L-arabinosidase, whose amino-acid sequence MQRWFCTLLLGWLIAGASSLRAAAGPQWAPGPEPPAHDPSSLVPCGPQYWFFATGVGIRSWHSTNLIAWQEGPRVWPQMPAWVTNIVPAHRGHFWAPDVIAISNRFLLYYSISSWGRNRSAIALATNPTLDPQDPRFHWKDAGVVIESFPTNDFNAIDPAVTRDTEGRLWLSFGSFWSGIKLVELDPATGKRRAPNSPLHSLARAPEIEAPFIYRRGDFYYLFVNWNLCCRGTNSTYNLRIGRSPRITGPYRDRQGVDMNQGGGTLLLESRAHVIGPGHAGIISVGGKEWLSFHFYDARRRGTATLALRRLEWDPDGWPLVTDETPAGKPPAQ is encoded by the coding sequence ATGCAGCGCTGGTTCTGCACGCTCCTCCTGGGCTGGCTCATCGCCGGAGCCTCATCCCTCCGGGCCGCAGCCGGCCCGCAATGGGCCCCAGGCCCCGAGCCGCCAGCCCACGACCCCTCCTCCCTCGTCCCCTGCGGCCCCCAATACTGGTTCTTTGCCACCGGCGTGGGCATCCGCTCCTGGCACTCCACCAACCTCATAGCCTGGCAGGAAGGCCCCCGCGTCTGGCCCCAAATGCCCGCCTGGGTCACCAACATTGTGCCCGCCCATCGAGGCCATTTCTGGGCCCCCGATGTCATCGCCATTTCCAACCGCTTCCTCCTGTACTATTCCATCTCCAGTTGGGGCCGCAACCGCTCCGCCATCGCCCTGGCCACCAACCCCACCCTCGACCCCCAGGACCCCCGCTTCCATTGGAAAGATGCAGGCGTGGTCATCGAATCTTTCCCCACCAACGATTTCAACGCCATTGACCCGGCCGTGACCCGCGACACTGAGGGCCGCCTGTGGCTCAGCTTCGGCTCATTCTGGAGCGGCATCAAGCTGGTCGAGCTCGACCCCGCCACCGGCAAACGCCGCGCCCCCAATTCCCCCCTCCACTCCCTCGCCCGCGCCCCGGAAATTGAAGCGCCCTTCATTTACCGCCGCGGCGATTTTTATTACCTCTTCGTGAACTGGAACCTTTGCTGCCGCGGCACCAACAGCACTTACAACCTCCGCATCGGTCGCAGCCCGCGCATCACCGGCCCCTACCGCGACCGCCAGGGCGTGGACATGAACCAGGGCGGCGGCACGCTCCTTCTCGAAAGCCGCGCCCACGTCATCGGCCCCGGTCACGCCGGCATCATCTCGGTGGGCGGCAAGGAATGGCTGAGCTTTCATTTCTACGACGCCCGCCGCCGCGGCACCGCCACCCTCGCCCTCCGCCGCCTGGAATGGGACCCCGACGGCTGGCCCCTCGTCACCGACGAAACTCCCGCCGGCAAGCCCCCCGCTCAATAA
- the purH gene encoding bifunctional phosphoribosylaminoimidazolecarboxamide formyltransferase/IMP cyclohydrolase, whose protein sequence is MAKIQRALLSVSDKTGLLPLAQTLVEAGVELISTGGTAKALREAGLPVKDISAHTGFPEMMDGRVKTLHPKIHGGLLCIRGNPEHEAAARQHDIAMIDLVVVNLYPFEQTVARPQVTLHEAIENIDIGGPSMLRSAAKNHESVTVVVDPADYGVVAEQIKAQGNTTLELRRRLAAKVFARTAAYDAAIAAHLTAQFEGAPAVPPALGITAPLVQPLRYGENPHQAAALYGGFKSFYQQLHGKELSYNNILDLTAAAHLIAEFEGQAPTLAILKHTNPCGVGQGASLREAWDKAYATDRQAPFGGIIAVNRALDAACAEAIAEIFSEVIIAPAFEEGALAVLQKKKNLRLIQMLKSPAQSAPWEVRSVGAQSYLWQQRDATIASRSQMKVVTRREPSEAEWQAMLFGWRVVKHVKSNAIVYAAADRTLGIGAGQMSRVDASRIAVWKAGEAGLSLQGSVVCSDAFFPFPDGLVAAAEAGATAAIQPGGSMRDAEVIAAADARGLAMVFTGMRHFRH, encoded by the coding sequence ATGGCGAAGATTCAACGCGCTTTATTGTCCGTCTCGGATAAAACGGGACTCCTGCCGCTGGCTCAAACCCTCGTAGAAGCGGGCGTGGAGTTGATTTCCACCGGGGGCACGGCCAAAGCCCTGCGCGAGGCGGGTTTGCCGGTGAAGGACATCAGCGCCCATACGGGTTTTCCGGAGATGATGGATGGGCGGGTGAAGACGCTGCATCCGAAAATCCACGGGGGTCTTCTGTGCATCCGGGGCAATCCGGAGCATGAAGCGGCGGCGCGGCAGCATGACATCGCGATGATTGATTTGGTGGTGGTGAATCTTTATCCCTTCGAGCAGACGGTGGCGCGGCCGCAGGTGACGCTGCACGAGGCGATAGAGAACATTGACATTGGGGGGCCGTCCATGCTGCGGAGCGCGGCGAAGAATCATGAGAGCGTGACGGTGGTGGTGGACCCGGCGGATTACGGGGTGGTGGCGGAGCAAATCAAGGCGCAGGGCAATACCACGCTGGAGCTGCGGCGGCGGCTGGCGGCCAAGGTGTTTGCCCGGACGGCGGCGTATGATGCGGCGATTGCGGCGCACTTGACGGCGCAATTTGAGGGGGCGCCGGCGGTGCCGCCGGCGCTGGGCATCACGGCGCCGCTGGTGCAACCTTTGCGGTATGGGGAGAATCCGCATCAGGCGGCGGCGTTGTATGGCGGTTTCAAGTCGTTTTATCAGCAACTGCACGGGAAGGAATTGTCGTACAACAACATTCTGGATTTGACGGCGGCGGCGCATTTGATTGCGGAGTTCGAGGGGCAGGCGCCCACGCTGGCGATTCTGAAGCACACCAATCCGTGCGGAGTGGGGCAGGGAGCCAGTTTGCGGGAGGCCTGGGACAAGGCGTATGCGACGGACCGGCAGGCGCCGTTTGGGGGGATTATCGCGGTGAATCGGGCGCTGGATGCGGCGTGCGCCGAGGCGATAGCCGAGATATTCAGCGAGGTGATTATTGCGCCGGCGTTTGAGGAGGGCGCCCTGGCCGTGTTGCAGAAGAAGAAGAATTTGCGGCTGATTCAGATGTTGAAGTCACCGGCGCAGAGCGCGCCGTGGGAGGTGCGGAGCGTGGGGGCGCAATCGTATTTGTGGCAGCAGCGTGATGCCACGATTGCCTCGCGGTCCCAGATGAAGGTGGTGACGCGGCGCGAGCCCAGCGAGGCGGAATGGCAGGCCATGCTGTTTGGGTGGCGGGTGGTGAAGCATGTGAAGTCGAACGCGATTGTGTATGCGGCGGCGGACCGGACGCTGGGGATTGGGGCGGGCCAGATGAGCCGGGTGGACGCCAGCCGCATCGCGGTGTGGAAGGCGGGCGAGGCGGGGTTGTCCTTGCAGGGGAGCGTGGTGTGCAGCGATGCGTTTTTCCCGTTTCCGGACGGTCTGGTGGCGGCGGCCGAGGCGGGGGCGACGGCGGCGATACAACCGGGTGGTTCGATGCGGGATGCCGAGGTGATTGCGGCGGCTGATGCGCGGGGGCTGGCGATGGTGTTCACGGGGATGCGGCATTTCCGGCATTAA
- a CDS encoding Sec-independent protein translocase subunit TatA/TatB, producing the protein MQNSMTVLAMLGSAEIIGILIICLLLFGAKKIPELMKGLGTGIKEFKKASREVQEEINHAVESEPPPPPKKTAPQPSSNPPPTA; encoded by the coding sequence ATGCAAAACTCAATGACGGTGCTGGCCATGCTTGGCTCGGCGGAGATTATTGGCATTTTAATCATCTGCCTGCTGCTGTTCGGCGCGAAGAAGATTCCTGAATTGATGAAGGGTTTGGGCACGGGCATTAAAGAGTTCAAAAAGGCTTCCCGCGAAGTGCAGGAGGAGATTAATCATGCGGTGGAGAGTGAACCGCCGCCGCCTCCCAAGAAAACGGCTCCCCAACCCAGTTCCAACCCGCCTCCCACGGCCTGA
- the tatC gene encoding twin-arginine translocase subunit TatC, whose product MKEAAATPAEAAPVEAVPAGSEATPTTEYGPGSPYYAYGYDSQGPEGYTPYPGEDTSSASPAETTPATTAIAESTESSESELGEEEEEDGGPVKPFLEHLEDLRWTLVKSVSAVVIGMIVCLVASNYLVAFLMWPLRLSEKFFQRHRTDVAVVAGTNVLTRVPLEEFGGTNVWGTNRIGSFHLVPVVLGSNTVLALQPHYGEPDVPPPSMVVIKNYGPIEGVMVALKLALYGGLVVSSPFVFYFLGAFILPALHVHEKKILFRAVAYGTGLFLLGVVFCYLIVMVLAIGATVEFSRWLGFGADEWRGDAYISFVIKFMLGMGLAFELPVVILVLVKIGILDYEKLKGFRQWAIIGNLVLSAFVTPSGDPFTMLAMALPLQLLYEMSVAVAWYWEWKERRKAASAS is encoded by the coding sequence GTGAAGGAGGCGGCGGCGACGCCTGCCGAGGCTGCGCCGGTTGAGGCCGTACCGGCGGGAAGCGAGGCCACGCCAACGACCGAATACGGCCCGGGCAGTCCCTATTACGCCTACGGTTACGACAGCCAGGGGCCGGAGGGTTATACTCCTTATCCGGGGGAAGATACTTCATCGGCCAGCCCGGCGGAAACCACTCCTGCCACTACCGCGATTGCTGAATCCACGGAGTCCAGCGAGTCTGAGCTTGGAGAGGAAGAGGAAGAGGACGGCGGGCCGGTGAAGCCGTTTTTGGAGCATTTGGAGGATTTGCGGTGGACGCTGGTGAAGAGCGTGAGCGCGGTGGTCATTGGGATGATTGTGTGTCTGGTGGCCTCGAATTACTTGGTGGCCTTTTTGATGTGGCCGTTGCGATTGTCGGAGAAATTTTTCCAGCGGCATCGGACGGATGTGGCGGTGGTGGCGGGGACGAATGTGTTGACGCGGGTGCCGTTGGAGGAATTTGGGGGCACTAATGTTTGGGGCACCAACCGGATAGGTTCGTTTCACCTGGTGCCGGTGGTGTTGGGGAGCAATACGGTGCTGGCGTTGCAGCCGCATTATGGGGAGCCGGATGTGCCGCCGCCGTCCATGGTGGTCATCAAGAATTACGGCCCCATTGAAGGGGTCATGGTGGCGCTCAAGCTGGCCCTGTATGGCGGATTGGTGGTGTCGTCGCCCTTTGTCTTTTATTTTCTGGGGGCGTTCATTCTGCCGGCGCTGCATGTGCACGAGAAAAAGATTCTGTTTCGGGCGGTGGCCTATGGGACGGGTTTGTTTTTGCTGGGGGTGGTCTTTTGTTATTTGATTGTGATGGTGCTGGCCATTGGGGCGACGGTGGAATTTTCCCGGTGGCTGGGTTTTGGGGCGGATGAATGGCGCGGGGATGCGTACATCAGCTTTGTCATCAAGTTCATGCTGGGGATGGGGCTGGCCTTCGAGCTGCCGGTGGTGATTCTGGTGCTGGTGAAGATTGGCATCCTGGATTACGAAAAGCTCAAGGGTTTCCGGCAGTGGGCGATTATCGGCAACCTGGTGTTATCGGCGTTTGTGACTCCCTCGGGCGACCCTTTTACCATGCTGGCGATGGCGTTGCCGCTGCAGTTGCTCTATGAAATGAGCGTGGCGGTGGCGTGGTATTGGGAGTGGAAGGAGCGCCGGAAAGCGGCCTCGGCGTCCTAG